The Lathyrus oleraceus cultivar Zhongwan6 chromosome 5, CAAS_Psat_ZW6_1.0, whole genome shotgun sequence genome includes the window tttttggattttttctttaaaaaaatttattgtgcaggaatggaaaatcttccccaaatatgtgtagatatTTCTGATGTGTTTTTAACGACtgaaagatttggtacacgagaagaggtgatcagatggattaaagaggttgaAATCGATAATAAAATAACTATTATTATCActcgttcagatactgaaacaggcaagagagggagaagtaacgAATTAATAGTTGGTTGTGATAAAGGTAGGAAACACAAGAATACTGATAGTGGAACCCAAACtgcgtccaagaaatgtggatgcccatttaaaatcaggtcgactccgaCGAAAGATGGGTatggttggaagattgatgtaaaatgtgggttacataatcatggtttacctgatagattagaaaGTCATTCCTTTATTGGTAGGTTAATcacagatgagaagcaacatgtcgctaatttgacaaagagacatgtaccacctagacacatattTCTTTCCTTGCCAGACCGAgatcctgagaatgtcactcggattacgcaagtatacaagcataagagtgtgatatAAAAAGAGATAAAATGTCTTATaagtgagatacaacatttgtttaagcttattgagaATGCATGctatgtgtattggagtagaaaaaaggatgactcggaagttgtgagagatatattttggactcatcctgattcagttaagttgttgaatatttttcctattgtgttagttatggatagcacctacaagacaaacaaatatagacaacctttgtttgaaattgttggcatgacatcaaccgggttgacttttgttgttgcatttgcgtatatggagtctgagcagaCAGAGAATATTTGCTGGGTATTGGAGAAACTAAAAGaattgtttgtgaagaaagatttgtgtgcacaagtgattttgacagatagagatcttgctttgatgaaagcaattgaaattgtgtttcccaggtcgattaatttgctatgtagagttgacattaacaaaaacgttggtgcaaaatgcaaacaacatgtggtgaatgacctgcaaaagacgatagacacattatggatggaagttgtttgggctagtgatgaggatgagtatggtcaacggttgcatcaacttgagcaagcatgtgttgattatagtggatttattaattatgtgaaagacacatggttgactccacataaacatagatttgttggagcatggattaatcgagtgctacatttggATAACACAACGACTAATCGGTACGTGTTATAATTTTTTCTATGTTATTTTTCTATGTGATATTTTTTCTAtgtattttttatgtgttattttcaatatttttagggttgaatctgctcattggaagttaaagcagatgttaggaaacaATATAGGTGACATGATCAAATGTTGGGAAGctatgaataacaacttgaggttacaactgggcaacattagagcttcttttcaaaagagtttttacgaagttgagcacgctcacattttatggttatttgcgtggttccgtgtctcgagctgctttgagacgtattactgaagagttattgagagttgattatgttggaactaacaggaAAATATGTGATTGTACTCTTAGAACATattatgggttaccttgtgctgGTGAGTTAGGAAGATACGCACTAGGTGGTATATCGATACCCATATatgttgttcatgttcattggaggaaactaactatggaagttgagttagaggtaggtgcagatgatggatcagaggtggatatgacttGTGCAATAGATGAATTATGGAAACGCtttaggtcattagatgttattGGGAAAAAGGCATTAAAGAGTAGGGTATGTGAACTTACATACCCCACAATGACTCCATTGTGTCCAGCACCCGAGAAAttaaaaaccaaaggaggagtgaagaagaaagggaaaaaaccagcagaatatgatgtttatagggacccttcgtatcatgagtatgttgataaggcatctcaatcttcacaaaggaaatatcaaccatcacagactttgaagaagttaaaattatcaaagaagcaaccacaatCACATAAACATTTCACTATTccatttcctaatcatattaggtcatacattgaagatgtagttaatgttgaatcagatggtaattgtggatttagagtcattgcatcattgcatggatatggtgaggatggttggtCAATGGTTCACAGAGACTTGGGGTTGGAAATAATAGACAAGGATAGgtcaactttgtatgacaagttatttttGAATCGATTATCAGaagtgagagaatctttgatgatagaatcctttggttcacagccacctgaaaaatggttgactataccagatatgggttacttgatagaaaatcgctataatgttgtacttgtctatttaggcaatccgtgcatgactttctttcctttgacaagttcacattcaccaaatgtctccatttattgcattggttttgttaaccaaaatcattgggttcaggtacgtatttgattttatatgacttaatattttaattatttcactttattaaatatatattttaacTATTGTCatcaggttaacatgaaagaggggttttcgttgccaccggtcacattagattggaagaagTTTCGTTGTCAGACAACAACGtcttggatgttaggatttgcagGACGTCTATAATATTGGCAATTACTTACACCTATATTAGCATGAATATGTACTCAAAACatgaatatgtaatcaaaacatgaatatgatattatgtctattatattcagttctaaaacttaatacataaatcaatgtgaacgagaaatatgcaaagcttcaaataaatcagcaaactgtggatcttcctcttcggtattaacctgtctcagataacgatgaatcaatgtagatacacgagTCCAATTAGGATCAGATGGTCCTGCGCCATAAACAGAAATTGACACCTCTCTTGGTTCgtcacgatggggagggaccaaACGTGGATGTgaaacacaataataccactccagataaccatcttctatatcagatggagtggtggccaGGGTAGTTGGACGGATCACAACAATAACGCTCTGATGGTAACCAATCCAATCAACATTAATATCAGCTGCCATCATACAATCAagaggtggggatggaacatactgcttgtacccgaactgacgtaaacatctGTCAGGCAAGTATGGAATAATTGtgtcaccccacttcaaacaccCCATGTAAAGACATAACTTATCAAACTGATGCAatgctctatgatcctcaaatggacgtcatatgacgtcggcaggtgtcagctcgtccaaaataggtcgtaaatcatcAACCTTCATGACTCCTTGCCTATAGgaccatctcatcgctcgagGAAGACCATAATTATCAGCTGGTTTCCAATTCTCtcctctttttccaacagttgaaaagtactcgtgaatccagcactgttacaaaataaaaacataataaacaaaataaattaagttaacatactttataaaatgaatccaacacttaataaacaaaattaaattatatacatgtatgagagtaggatatccaccgagTTGTTTGCAACTGAACATGGACACATCTCCAAGGTATCTGTATAGGGTAACCAAtgcagctgctccccaactatatctCGAACATCTATCTAAGTTCGTAATTAGTAGGAGGTATCGTGTCTCGACAAGTGTAAAGGTCTTGTCGGCAAAAatggtggaacccaccaacataAACAAATATGCTCTGGTCGCATATGCCCATCTAGAAGCAGCTCTATGTTgtacgaataaatcgtataaccactccaaTTTATAATACGAACCCATGCAGCTACGAACATGTGATTGTGCCTCACCCTGTGACACTCCTAAGTAGTCAACAACAAGTTCAACATCAACCTCTTCCGTGacatcctgaggactccagaagacacccctgatgggcaagtgaagcagacatgagacgtcatccaaagtaatgctcatttcaccaaacaacatgtgaaatgaagatgtctctagattccatctttccacaaatgcagaTACCAGATTTGTGTCTATCTTATTCAGACTAGTTCTCTGAAGTGAGGATAAGCCAGATCTAGATACCCAACTTTCCACCTGTTGTGGAAGAGCTAGTGGAACCCTCGATGTCAGCTTTAGTCTGTGCCCGGCAATCTTTAACTCTTTCTTCAgacctctttcctaaaaacaattaaaacacatattagaaaacacaacataaaatattcaaatattattcattttcaaatatatctCGTTTATTTACCTCACCAAACCATAAATGGCGAGCAATATGATACTCATATTTtaccaaaagagacgtatcgtacgaCCCTCCTGGATATCCAGTCGGCTCTGCTGCAGATGAAGATACGCCCCGGCCTAAATTGTGGTCTGGAATCCTACTATCTgcacctcgtcttcgaaccactacaaaaaaaatattataacaaaataattataaaaaaaacaaaaaaaatgcaCCGGAACACTTCTTAAAAGAGTTCCGGTGTGGAAAAAAATAAGATTGACTACCGGAACACTTCTTAAAAGAGTTCCGATTTAGTTCATTcaaaccggaagtctttaagaaagagTTCTGGTACATACACTTACAAACCGAAAGACTTTCTTAAAGAGTTCCGGTTCAATGCCCCAAAAATGCAGCGAACCGGAAGTCTTTGAAGAAGTGTTCAGGTATACATTTgtgaaccggaagacttactctcAGTGTTCTGGTTTACAATgccaaaaaataccaaaaaattcTCTTCCGGAAGTCTTCAAGcacaaatgaaaaaaaaacatttttaaaaaatatgtcctatttatatgagggtattttggtccAAAAAAATTATTTGCAGGGGTATAGGTACAATTATAGGAGTAGGAGATAAAGTTTTCATATATGTACAATTGAATTTCATGCAAGAAAATtgaaagaaagaaagaaaaaaggtAATACCAATCACATCCAAGAAAATTGAGATCTATCTCAATCTAAATTATATGATTGTTTTATACTTAAAATTTGTCATTTAACAAATTATATCATTTAAATATTGGGATAATTCAATCATGGCAAGGAAAATATACTCCATAACAAGAGGACACTATTTTATAGACACATGTTTATACTCCATAACAAGAGGACACTATTTTATAGACACATGTTTGTATGGATGATAGATATAAAATTTTACTTAACGAGAGGAATTTGTATTTGGGTCTCCATTTGATATATGACACTGAGTAGTATTTTGAAGAAACTATATTCTTACACAAAAATATGATATTTTACTTCGTACTTtgatacaattttttttatttaagtttttttGTTGTGTATAATTTTGTAATTCTTTATGCTTGACTATCGAATAATTTATCTCAAATTTACAATTATTTTTCTGCAATAATTCATATGAATTTTAGATGTGTAGTTACAATATTCTTAATAATATACATGTCTTATACACTATTATACATTAAGTTCACTGTAATATAAATCTGAAAGAATAGAATAAGAAGAAATAATTTATAGAATGATTGAAAACATATAGCCAAAAAAGCTAGAAGTGAACGGAAATTTTgataaaaggatttttcttttCATATTATAATTAGAGAAACGTAACTGTCTGGTACAGTTTGCGACACTAATTTGATATTCaaaattattaactcaatttatTTTCCAATTTTATTGTAAACTTTTGAAATCGGTAGAAATTGTTAcatttttttgaattattttattttaagttATAGAAAAAATATTGTAATCAGCTTATGTTTGATCATGTAActatatttttaattgtttttgtaatttttttatataaataatttGATAATGAGTTGTTTAATGTACTTGGTTAAGGGCTCACTTCACTCAATTTATCCGTTTTAGATAATTTGACTTTGGATTTGATCCTATATTTATGTTAAAAGTGGTACATTCATAGAACTTGTTTTACACGCGTTGGAGCATACTACATTCAATCAATTTTGTTGATTTCACTCCTTAAATTATCATTCCCGCATATGAATAGTACTCTCCTCTCTCACAAAAAGTATTCTTGGTTCTATCATTAAATTGAGAGCTATAGTTACATAAAATGGATGTAACTTTTGAAGTGCAAAGAGGAAGATCATTCTCAATTGAAATAGGGTTCTTTGATACTATTTTGGAAATCAAAGAAAAAGTTCAAAAGTATCAAGGAATTCCAATCTCCAATCAAACTTTAATTTTCAATGGTCAGATTCTTCAAGACGACGGAGATATTTGGAAGTGTGCAATTTTTCAAAACTCGCGTATTTATCTTATGGTTGCTGCTGCAGATTCTGATCATTCGAAATTACCAATAGATCATGATATCAAATTTCACCCCAACGACAAAACTCCTTCGTCCAAATCTCACATTCCTATTGAAATCGATAAAAATGATACCGCCTTAAAGCTTAAAGAAAAAATTCATGATAGTGATCAAAATAATGTTCCGTTCAGCAATGTCATGTTGCATGCAACCGGAACTGAATTGCATGATAATCAATTCTTACGCGATTGTGATGTTTCAGATAAGAACGAAATCGAGGTGAGTTTTAAGCCACAGGTATCGGAGGCACCTACGGTGGTTGGCGGCGGCGGAGGAGGAACATCAAAGAAGTTAAAGCTGATGGTTTTGCCTAAAAGTGGAACAAAGAAAGTAGTTGTTGAAATGAATCATTTTGATAATGTTGGAGAATTGAGGAAAGAGCTTCATAAATTAAATCAAAGGCTTCAATTTCATCTTCCACCAGAAGGGTATTTTTTCATTTACAAACAAAATGTTATGGACGATGATAAGTCTTTCCGATGGCACCATGTTTGTCAAGGTGATACCATTGAAATCTTTAATGGTAGTGTCACAGGTGGATCATGAAAAACGTTAGTGTCTTTAATTTTCTTGATCTTATTTTATCTTAATTAGTGTACTTTAATAAGTTATTAATTGATGAAGGATTTTGGATTTATTTATTTATGGTGGAATGTAAATCTATGAGTGAGAATGATTACAGTGTTCTGCAAAATTATTTATAGATGTTGTGACACACCAAATCAAAATTAATTTGGAATGTATATGTTTTTCAGCTCAGTCATTAGTCACAATGATAGAAATAAATTAGTTAGTGCTAAAGAATGATAAAATTATAAGTAATTTCATGATTATAATTTTCCTATTTTATAACATGTCATAGGTTTTCATTTAAATCTTGTATTGTCTGATAGCTTATTTTAAGGTGTATTTAATATGAATATTATGAACTAATCTGATTTATTTATAACTAAAATAACAAACTAATCGATTGActtattttttatatttaatatgAAATGGTAGAGAATCTGACGATATGATATTATTGCGAGATATTGGAACGAATTCTAATATGATCGAAGGGTGACTTCTTGATTCGATAATTCGGTAGGATCTTATCATGTCGTCGAAGCTTGTTCACATGCTATAGTCGAaatatgctaggattgttagcatgtcgaattgggtTTGTTTGTTATGCCTAATTGTCTAAGTTAGTTTATTCTCTAAGTTATCTTTTGTAATGGGTTTGTGTATAAAAACTTATTATGTTAGTATGTCAGTTTTGTTATAAATAGCATATTAGTCTCTCATTATTGCAAGaatgcaaatcctaattagggtgatAGAGGTTATTTGCTATTTTATAACACTTGTAATTTTATATAAAGCAAAGAATAGCCGTTTATAATCAATTTCATGAAAAAATTATTTATTGCCATATCAGAAGAGGTTTGTAGTGGTTCTTGAAAAACCAATATGCATCTCCAACAATATATACATTCTCCCACCATTAGTATTCATATGACATCTTTTTGTCTCATAAGGCCAAAAAGTCTCAACTCAATTTATTATTAACTTTTTTTATCATGCCTCTAATTTAAAGACCAACcttatcaaatttcatgatttCATTTTCTATAATATCTCATGAACCAAAATCAACCAACTTATTGTTATCTCTGACATTCGTAACACCATCACCCTCAAATGGAACTCCATTAATCTCTACTAATTTATCATATGAAATCTCTCTAATTCTTTTTATAGTTTGTTATATAGACTCCGGCATTCGCAACATCACCTCACTCAAATGGAACTCTTTAAATCTCTACAACATTATCGGATATGTTTATGAAAGTTGCATCACGAGTCCGCCTCAAAAAAGTTGTTTGGTAATCATATGAAATCCCTCTGATGCTTTTTATAGTTTGATATACAGATTCCTCTCATTGTATCAACTTTATTGAAATTGCCATCAAGTACcataaatatttaaaaatattttgtgTTGATTAAAGCGAATGAGTATATGTTATATAAGAATGATCAATTCAAAATTACTCACGCTCTTAGCAAATAAAACGAATGTAATGATTTTTTGATCAAACTTAGTGCTTCATCTAATATAAAAAAACTCCTACCGTAGACTTCTCATTCTCTAGGATGTAGTCATAACTTTTTTGTTGACACACAAAAACTTTACTTTACGAGTTTAGTAATTTTTTTATTGCAactaaaatatatatatatatatatatatatatatatatatatatattatatatatatatatatatatatatatatatatatatatatatatatatatatatatatatatatatatatatgcaacCACGATCCTTTTGAAACCTTATGCTTAACAAGTAAAGAATTGCATGCTTTTAAAAAGTCTCTTTCTTCATCGTGTAAGTTTATGCATGATTCAAAATTCAAAGAGAATTGTAGACTCTTTTGATATAGATGGTTCAGATGCCTTAGAGCGTTTTGTCTTATATGCCAAATGCATAATCCATGAAATCTTTCCGACATAACTAAAGAAATGGTCTTATCCATTGCAACATCTTGATATGTTAGGATTGTTTTAGGGTTTTTTTCCATCCACGACCTTAACAAAAGTTTCAAATAACCACAAATAATAAGGGGTTGTTTCATCATATAATAAAGTTGTCCAAAAAATGACAGAAATTTCCAACATTCAATAATCCTTATATGTCTTGTATGTGGTGTCGAAAGTGACGACGTCACTAAAGTACCCATAATAATGATCATTTGTGCATCCAACCAAAATACATTTGTTATTTGCTCTTCAACATCCATTTAAAATTCATAGAAGAATGATGAATTTTCACTTTCTTGTTTGAAATACATCATCAAAGCACTCACTCAATAACTGCATTGGTTTGAAGATAATTGTTAGTGTCCTGTCTTGTAAAACCAACAATGTTTATCCCATCAACTCGctttgatatatatatatatatatatatatatatatatatatatatatatatatatatatatatatatatatatatatatatatatatatatatatatatatatatatatatatatatatatatatatatatatatatatatatatatatatatatatatattcatgtCTCTTGATCTTAATCTAGATTTATCTTCTAATACAATTTGTGATACTTATGTCTGAAATATGCATCGATAAGAGCGAATCATATGTGTCATACTTCAATTTTGTCAGggcattttaaaattttcatGCATCCGACTTTATTTTACTTTGCATCATCGACATAGAAAAACATGTTTTTCATCACGTGTAATGCCTAAAATGTCGACCAGAATAAATTTTCAGATCTACAGACAGATCAGTTGAATCAATTCTCAAATGTGCGTAAACTTAGCTGGTGAAAATTTTAAAATCGAGCTTGGAGACGTCAGTTTTACTAATCTATAATTTGCGTAGTTTAACTTGCTGTACTCGTTTTATTTTTTTCGACTCCTTTTTCGATGCATTTTGATCAGCCTGAGCCTATTTAACCGGGCAtttttttacttcaaaatttgatcaaaacttgtttgttttccaaaagtatattttgcattgatcatttcggtgcatttattttattttttcgagcTTTTTTACGGGTGATTTTTCTTCATTTTGagtccttttatttttattcttttttcaAATTGTTCAAAAAAATCACATAGAAATATCCATGTAgtcatttttattttattgtgGTTAGTTAAAATCAAATTGTTCAGAAAAATCACATAGAACTACCCTCAACGCATATAATGTAGGATGATAGTTTTAAAATCCATGACACCCTTCGTGGATGGCAGTCTTTATGAATGCTTGACACTCACCCCTGACCATATGCCTGGTCCTAAGAAACCATCAATAGAGCTTAAGGaactaccaaagaacctaagatatgaaTTCCTTGACGACAAACTAAATCGTCCAGTTATAGTAAGTGCAACCCTAAATAAGGACGAAACTAATCAACTCTTAgatatcttaagaaaatatcctGCAGGTCTAGGCTATAGCATTTCTGAccttaaagggataagtccttctgTATGCATGCACTGaattatgctagaggaagattcTAAACCCTCTAGAGAACACCAAAGAAGGATAAACCATATTATGAGTGATGTAGTTAAGTGAGAAGTGCTAAAATTACTAGAAGCTGGAATAATTTACCAAATCTATGATAGAAAATGGGTAAGCCCCGTGCATGTGGTACTTAAAAAGGGATGCGTCACCGTTGTACAAAATGATAAAGGAGAACAAATAGCAAAACTTATAACCAACGATTGGtgtatgtgcattgattataggaagCTAAACAAAGTAACTAGGAAAGACCACTTTCATCTTCGtttcatagatcaaatgcttgaacaTCTGGCTAGACACTCTTATTTCTATTATTTAGACGGATACTCTGGATTTTTCCAGATTCCTATTCATCCCGATGACCAAGAGAAAATAACCTTCACATGCCGTTATGGAACATTTTCCTATTGACGAATGCCATTCGGACGGTGCAATGTCCCAACAACTTTCCAATGATCTATGATGTCAATCTTCATTGAATTCCTTAACGAGATCATGGATGtttttatggatgatttctcggtcTGCGGATCCAGTTTTAAAAACTTCCTGGATAACCTTGAGAGAATCCTGGAGAGATGTGTAGTGGTTAACCTTGTTCTAAactgggagaaatgtcatttcatggttACCGAAGGTATAGTACTAGGAAACATAGTATCAGAAAGAGGCATTGAGGTTGATAAAGCTAAGATCGAGGTTATAGAAAACCTTAAACCACCGAAAACAGTTAGAGAGGTGAGAAGCTTTCTTGGACACaccggtttctaccgacgcttcatcaaggacttctctAAAATAACCAAACAGTTAACGGGTCTCCTAATGAAAGACATTGAATTCAACGTCAACGACAAATGTTTGGAGGCCTTTAAACTCCTGAAACTTGCACTAATAtccgcacctatcatgcaaccaccaGATTGGAACCAACCGTTCAAAATCATGTGCGATGCAAGTGATGACGTTGTTGGTGTTCTTTTAGGACAACGAAAAGACAAAAGACTACATGTAATctactatgcaagtagaacctTAGATGTCACCCAATCAAATTATGCTACTATTGAAAAGAGATACTCACAATAGTATTCACAATAGACAAATTCCGCTTCTATCTAGTTGGAGATAAAGTCATAATATATGTCGTTCATGTAAAGGCAAattgtcatacaacatacaatcataggtttcgatgatgacaaatgaccaccatggatgaatcggcattgtcgattccacttctacaaaacaaatgcaacatatcacctatcatatccttttctatgctcatctaaaactgctatatttcatacaacatatgtggataaaatgtggtcatgacaaaatgcatgaaaaccacaaaactatgaatttttgcagatttgcaaggtttgagtcgaccgcaagggtcagcgcatgagccacgggtcagcgcataacatagatcagttggtgactggtcagcgcatggtggcttgagtcgaccacaggtcggcgcatggcatagtgcagttggccacgggtcagcgcatggaagacttgagtcgaccacagggtcggcgcatgaaactttcattttcccacgggtcagcgcacgccgacctatggtcgacgcatactgaagCATTTTTCAGCCTGTCCAAAATTGCAGGGCATGCATCGACGCATAGACTtgctatggtcgaccgctcgtgcgcaaattcagtttttgATTATTTtccactctgtttgaaaagctgttatttttggttggtaagttggttactatatatagaagtttagttacttgtatcaactaacattggtcaaattgattcaagtgtccaaagaaacaagaaaaagagaaataggtgtccaagattcatcatcttcatcttcaacatctcacaacacatcaactacacac containing:
- the LOC127083818 gene encoding ubiquitin domain-containing protein 7SL RNA2-like, with the translated sequence MDVTFEVQRGRSFSIEIGFFDTILEIKEKVQKYQGIPISNQTLIFNGQILQDDGDIWKCAIFQNSRIYLMVAAADSDHSKLPIDHDIKFHPNDKTPSSKSHIPIEIDKNDTALKLKEKIHDSDQNNVPFSNVMLHATGTELHDNQFLRDCDVSDKNEIEVSFKPQVSEAPTVVGGGGGGTSKKLKLMVLPKSGTKKVVVEMNHFDNVGELRKELHKLNQRLQFHLPPEGYFFIYKQNVMDDDKSFRWHHVCQGDTIEIFNGSVTGGS